In one Hippocampus zosterae strain Florida chromosome 10, ASM2543408v3, whole genome shotgun sequence genomic region, the following are encoded:
- the prx gene encoding neuroblast differentiation-associated protein AHNAK isoform X9, translating into MDPEPSNEQTDQTTVEAAEPPVEIVVETEAEAGASGYSVTGGGERGIFIKDVLKDSPAAKHLSLQQGDQLLSAKVYFDNVRYEDALKILQCAEPYKVSFLVKRTVQGEEVCVRPRLPSVDIKGPKAKMTKMSVKAIKPFKAKKKRGGRFGLKRLKEKRREELVIEGTPPRLEMSDVDVEFCLPRFKPRRSDQVKAEGGAAAKPKRKIRFPRMKIKSHGGKEDSGGLKAKVKVSPAEIPGVKAKAKGKGHKFEISFPKSKDTKSGSVELKKPDVNIPSPSVEFSLPAGKVVDVEMGGESLNSPDVDFALPSFKADTTLLAQKGKVGIKGPKVEVRGDDAKVMKGKVDVETGKGDGKLQMPNLKLPKMRLVGDLDETDDKMKVKAGGEISVPTVEIKGGSSTVLPEAHVNKGGILENVPSVPSVDISFPKVKGTSNMDIKTTIRKPGMDFSVSDVDFNVERIPDEVEGSFKGPEISMPKLDFSLPKIGVSDKDVASAGSEGKFCPPSAEVGVDMSHYIGGDGKFTLPNFNVSQSQKGNLTGPGVEGEFKLPSVDLTLPKGKDVDPEMPDVNISLPKISLPEGGIKLKGTDFKEGKMDFPDIDVSLPKGKLEGGLELEGPDIKGGKFKMPTFDVSLPKVNLPESGVKLKGPELKGGKMEIPDLNVSLPRGKVEGGVEVQGPDVKGGKFKMPTLDVSLPKVNLPEGDVKLKGPELKGRRMEMPDIDVSLPKGKFEGGVEVQGPDVKGGKFKMPTLDVSLPKVNLPEGGVKLKGPELKGRRMEMPDIDVSLPKGKFEGGVEVQGPDVKGGKFKMPTLDVSLPKVNLPEGGVKLKGPELKGGKIEGPNIDVSLPRGMVEGGVEVQGPDVKGGKFKMPTLDVSLPKVNLPEGGVKLKGPELKGGKMEGPDVDVSLPKVEADFDIEAPKVKGGKFKMPTLDVSLPNVTLPEGGVKLKGPELKGGRMEMPDIDVSLPKGKFEGGVEVQGPDVKGGKFKMPTLDVSLPKVNLPEGGVKLKGPELKGRKMEIPNIDVSLSKGKVEGHVDIEGQDLKGGKLKVPTLDVSLPEVKGPNLEGSKLDIPDIDVCLPKGKARGEIGIEGHVDKGGKFHMPSVDIYLPKMKTKGPDIDIQSPDIKVGEVTMPAVDVSLPKIKSPEVDVSLEGPDVKGGKVAIPAMTGLTGEGAGSGSFKHGTVKLPTVDISAPKVDIDFGLPKPKGDDVKVALLKPEGSRPSSGGSFDSPNVSFKVPSFTLPRFGGKSKSGQLEVSGQSSEVNISLGEPSVESGLENKVTSKKVKLKKPFIGIPKMDADASVSCPELDVNVKKGDIDIPQPDTSVDVERKGRFNAPDVTIKLPKFSMPGFASKDGDLGKPSGDLEAKAKAKIPSVELSLSATKSPEKEVLLPNAEVDVLECDIRTYEGGIPKKPAIDVNVPKVDLAVPLPKIKLESSYEREGTKFKIPHVDLSLPKGKVDSMPKGKPLNIETPEVELKMQSVDVSFPKAPDADFHGHGQGDFKTPHATTDLPDATIQRIDISIRKDKSDVHAKGEQTGLKLKMPSLDIACPKGDLELDMRLRKGDTKGLECHGETNSKVKGPKVKGTKFNIGMPKKKTGVSVKSEHEIENIEPGLTSTIQNGHKEGNMNIQMPCVTLPSVSVKSKEDSEESGLPSSCTAIPRIPDIDFDIGTAQDEEDDKLGKKIKIPKFGVPLPSLSSREGRMEIRGPETKYEGPKVKKAVFVLVNPSQRDEVTLNTGDAKVKIPKFQTNTIETSVSTPGMSVCTSQLRSTDDTLKPEAPSSKFHFETDARLHRGFKDEGVAASGKVKLPKVEFTSPYGKKAAGDASLEIATRLGKPSSSGEAPKGLQIKPGNVSFEGFVDESSKDVVTQHSRTQMLHQDSSASPASFTMEFSSSKVQTWSKGDIKGDPQGIEAPPWFKVPKFTLKPHSTGFLQITPEGSPQAQRRGELGGEANMLGSFCQHSSGITTREVSTPGGGGSVTVVTKTTRTKRHSTPAETSAGVSVATTHPPSDL; encoded by the exons ATGGACCCGGAACCTTCTAACGAGCAGACA gACCAGACCACGGTGGAAGCCGCGGAGCCTCCGGTGGAGATCGTGGTGGAGACTGAGGCGGAGGCTGGAGCTAGTGGCTATAGCGTGACCGGCGGTGGAGAGCGAGGCATCTTCATCAAAGACGTCCTCAAGGACTCACCAGCTGCCAAACATCTCAGCCTGCAGCAAG GTGATCAGCTGCTGAGCGCCAAGGTCTATTTTGACAATGTGCGTTATGAAGATGCTCTGAAGATCCTCCAGTGCGCTGAGCCCTACAAAGTCAGCTTCCTGGTCAAGAGGACGGTCCAGGGGGAGGAGGTCTGCGTGCGGCCCCGCCTGCCCAGTGTGGACATCAAAGGTCCCAAAGCCAAGATGACCAAAATG AGCGTGAAGGCGATCAAGCCATTCAAGGCCAAGAAGAAGAGAGGCGGTCGCTTTGGTCTGAAGAGGCTCAAGGAGAAACGGCGCGAGGAGCTGGTGATCGAGGGAACGCCACCCCGGCTGGAGATGAGCGATGTGGACGTTGAATTTTGCCTCCCCAGGTTCAAACCCAGGCGGAGCGACCAAGTGAAGGCAGAAGGAGGTGCTGCAGCAAAGCCAAAGAGGAAAATCAG GTTTCCTCGGATGAAGATAAAAAGTCATGGGGGAAAAGAGGACAGCGGAGGACTGAAAGCAAAGGTGAAGGTCTCCCCGGCTGAGATTCCAGGAGTCAAAGCGAAAGCCAAAGGAAAAGGTCACAAGTTTGAAATTAGCTTTCCCAAGAGTAAGGATACCAAGTCTGGATCCGTGGAACTGAAGAAGCCGGATGTCAACATTCCGTCGCCGTCTGTAGAGTTCAGTTTGCCTGCTGGGAAAGTTGTAGATGTGGAAATGGGGGGAGAATCATTAAATTCTCCAGATGTGGATTTTGCCCTCCCCTCATTCAAAGCTGACACAACTTTGCTTGCTCAGAAGGGAAAGGTGGGAATTAAAGGTCCAAAAGTTGAAGTAAGAGGCGATGACGCCAAAGTTATGAAGGGAAAAGTTGATGTTGAAACAGGCAAAGGTGATGGAAAACTGCAAATGCCAAACTTGAAACTCCCCAAAATGAGACTGGTGGGTGATTTGGATGAGACCGATGACAAAATGAAGGTCAAAGCAGGAGGAGAAATCAGTGTTCCAACTGTGGAAATAAAGGGGGGAAGTAGTACTGTTCTCCCTGAAGCACATGTCAACAAAGGAGGGATTTTAGAAAATGTTCCATCTGTGCCTTCGGTCGACATCTCTTTTCCCAAAGTCAAAGGAACATCAAATATGGATATAAAGACAACAATAAGGAAGCCTGGAATGGACTTCTCTGTGTCAGATGTGGACTTCAATGTTGAGAGAATTCCAGATGAGGTGGAGGGCTCTTTTAAAGGACCTGAAATTTCCATGCCAAAACTTGATTTCTCTTTGCCAAAGATAGGAGTGTCTGACAAGGATGTGGCTAGTGCAGGAAGTGAAGGGAAATTCTGTCCTCCTTCAGCTGAGGTTGGAGTAGACATGAGCCATTATATTGGTGGAGATGGGAAGTTCACCCTACCTAATTTTAATGTATCTCAATCACAAAAAGGTAATCTGACAGGACCGGGTGTTGAAGGAGAATTCAAGTTGCCTAGTGTGGACCTGACGCTTCCCAAAGGCAAAGATGTGGACCCCGAGATGCCAGATGTTAACATTTCTTTACCAAAGATCAGTCTTCCAGAGGGTGGTATCAAGCTAAAAGGCACGGACTTCAAGGAGGGGAAAATGGATTTTCCAGACATTGATGTTTCACTTCCCAAAGGAAAACTTGAAGGTGGACTAGAGCTTGAAGGCCCTGATATCAAGGGAGGaaaattcaaaatgccaacatttgaTGTTTCTTTACCTAAAGTCAATCTTCCAGAGAGTGGTGTTAAACTAAAAG GTCCAGAACTCAAGGGAGGGAAAATGGAAATTCCAGACCTCAATGTCTCACTCCCCAGAGGAAAGGTTGAAGGTGGCGTTGAAGTTCAAGGCCCTgatgtcaaaggaggaaagttcaaaatgccaacgtTGGATGTGTCTTTACCAAAAGTCAATCTTCCGGAGGGTGATGTGAAACTCAAAG GTCCAGAGCTCAAGGGAAGGAGGATGGAAATGCCAGACATTGATGTCTCACTTCCCAAAGGAAAATTTGAAGGTGGCGTTGAGGTTCAAGGCCCTgatgtcaaaggaggaaagttcaaaatgccaacgtTGGATGTTTCTTTACCGAAAGTCAATCTTCCAGAAGGTGGTGTGAAACTAAAAG GTCCAGAGCTCAAGGGAAGGAGGATGGAAATGCCAGACATTGATGTCTCACTTCCCAAAGGAAAATTTGAAGGTGGCGTTGAGGTTCAAGGCCCTgatgtcaaaggaggaaagttcaaaatgccaacgtTGGATGTTTCTTTACCGAAAGTCAATCTTCCAGAAGGTGGTGTGAAACTAAAAGGTCCAGAACTCAAGGGAGGGAAGATAGAAGGACCAA ACATTGATGTCTCACTTCCCAGAGGAATGGTTGAAG GTGGCGTTGAGGTTCAAGGCCCTgatgtcaaaggaggaaagttcaaaatgccaacgctGGATGTTTCTTTACCAAAAGTCAATCTTCCGGAGGGTGGTGTCAAACTAAAAGGTCCAGAGCTCAAGGGGGGAAAGATGGAAGGACCAGATGTTGATGTCTCACTTCCCAAAGTTGAGGCAGATTTTGATATTGAAGCCCCAaaagtcaaaggaggaaagttcaaaatgccaacgctGGATGTTTCTTTACCAAATGTCACTCTTCCAGAAGGTGGTGTCAAACTAAAAG GTCCAGAGCTCAAGGGAGGGAGGATGGAAATGCCAGACATTGACGTCTCACTTCCCAAAGGAAAATTTGAAGGTGGCGTTGAGGTTCAAGGCCCTgatgtcaaaggaggaaagttcaaaatgccaacgctGGATGTTTCTTTACCAAAAGTCAATCTTCCGGAGGGTGGTGTCAAACTAAAAG GTCCAGAACTCAAGGGACGGAAAATGGAAATTCCAAACATCGATGTCTCACTTTCCAAAGGAAAAGTTGAGGGGCATGTTGACATTGAAGGCCAAGATCTCAAAGGAGGGAAGTTGAAAGTGCCAACATTGGATGTTTCTTTACCAGAAGTAAAAGGTCCAAACCTTGAAGGAAGTAAGCTTGATATTCCAGACATTGATGTGTGTCTTCCCAAAGGAAAAGCAAGGGGAGAAATTGGAATTGAAGGACATGTTGACAAAGGAGGAAAGTTCCATATGCCCTCTGTGGATATTTATCTtcctaaaatgaaaacaaaaggtcCTGACATAGACATTCAAAGTCCTGACATTAAAGTTGGAGAAGTCACCATGCCAGCGGTTGATGTTTCCCTTCCGAAAATTAAATCCCCAGAAGTAGATGTCAGTTTGGAAGGTCCTGATGTAAAAGGCGGGAAAGTTGCCATCCCAGCAATGACTGGACTGACAGGAGAAGGTGCAGGTTCAGGCTCTTTTAAACATGGGACAGTCAAACTTCCAACGGTTGACATTTCAGCTCCGAAGGTGGATATTGACTTTGGCCTCCCTAAACCAAAAGGTGACGATGTGAAAGTGGCGCTTCTGAAACCAGAGGGAAGCAGGCCTTCTTCTGGGGGAAGTTTTGATTCGCCCAATGTTTCTTTCAAAGTCCCTAGTTTTACACTTCCCAGGTTTGGTGGCAAGTCCAAGAGTGGCCAATTGGAGGTGTCGGGACAAAGCTCAgaggtcaacatttctctcgggGAGCCATCCGTGGAGTCGGGTTTGGAGAATAAAGTGACAAGCAAAAAAGTGAAACTCAAAAAGCCCTTCATTGGAATACCCAAAATGGATGCAGATGCGTCTGTGTCTTGTCCTGAATTAGATGTCAATGTTAAAAAGGGGGACATTGACATTCCTCAACCAGATACTAGTGTTGATGTAGAAAGGAAAGGTCGTTTCAATGCACCCGATGTCACGATCAAACTCCCAAAGTTCTCCATGCCAGGATTTGCTTCaaaagatggagatttgggaaAGCCAAGCGGTGACCTTGAAGctaaggccaaggccaagataCCCTCAGTTGAGCTATCACTTTCCGCCACTAAATCACCAGAAAAGGAGGTTCTTCTTCCCAATGCAGAGGTGGATGTATTGGAGTGTGACATCCGAACCTATGAGGGAGGAATTCCCAAAAAGCCTGCTATTGATGTGAATGTGCCCAAAGTAGACCTGGCTGTGCCACTTCCCAAAATAAAACTTGAGTCTAGTTATGAGAGAGAAGGAACAAAATTCAAAATTCCTCATGTGGACTTATCCTTGCCAAAAGGAAAAGTTGACAGCATGCCAAAAGGCAAACCTTTAAATATTGAAACACCAGAAGTTGAACTCAAAATGCAGTCAGTAGACGTGTCCTTTCCCAAAGCACCAGATGCTGACTTCCATGGACATGGACAAGGTGACTTTAAGACACCACATGCAACCACTGACCTCCCAGATGCGACAATCCAAAGGATAGACATATCCATCCGCAAAGACAAAAGTGATGTGCATGCAAAGGGAGAGCAAACGGGTCTGAAACTGAAGATGCCAAGCCTGGATATCGCATGTCCAAAAGGAGACCTGGAGCTGGATATGCGACTTCGGAAAGGAGACACCAAGGGGTTAGAATGTCATGGAGaaaccaacagcaaagtcaaaggGCCCAAAGTCAAGGGAACAAAATTCAATATCGGAATGCCCAAAAAGAAAACTGGTGTTAGTGTAAAATCTGAGCATGAAATTGAAAATATTGAACCTGGTCTGACATCCACAATTCAGAACGGACACAAAGAGGGAAATATGAACATCCAAATGCCATGCGTTACGTTACCAAGTGTAAGTGTGAAAAGCAAAGAAGACTCAGAAGAAAGTGGCCTCCCGTCATCATGTACTGCAATCCCCAGGATTCCGGACATAGACTTTGATATCGGTACAGCACAAGATGAAGAAGACGACAAATTAGGCAAGAAgataaaaatccccaaatttggTGTCCCACTCCCGTCCCTGTCCTCCCGGGAAGGAAGAATGGAGATCCGAGGACCGGAGACCAAATATGAAGGCCCCAAAGTgaagaaagcagtttttgtTTTAGTAAATCCATCCCAAAGAGATGAGGTGACTTTAAATACAGGTGACGCCAAGGTGAAGATtcccaaatttcaaacaaaCACCATAGAAACATCTGTTAGCACACCTGGAATGTCAGTGTGCACCAGCCAACTAAGGTCAACTGACGACACACTCAAGCCAGAAGCTCCAAGTTCAAAGTTCCACTTTGAAACAGATGCACGACTTCACAGGGGCTTCAAAGATGAAGGAGTGGCAGCTAGTGGAAAAGTCAAACTTCCAAAGGTGGAATTCACTTCTCCTTATGGAAAGAAAGCTGCAGGTGACGCCAGCTTGGAAATCGCAACCAGACTGGGCAAACCTTCATCATCAGGGGAAGCTCCTAAAGGGCTCCAGATAAAACCAGGCAATGTTTCATTTGAAGGTTTTGTTGATGAGTCCTCAAAGGACGTCGTCACACAACACTCCAGAACACAAATGCTGCATCAGGACAGCTCGGCATCTCCAGCTTCTTTTACCATGGAATTCAGCTCATCAAAAGTCCAAACCTGGAGCAAAGGAGACATCAAAGGAGACCCCCAGGGGATAGAGGCCCCCC